A single Sceloporus undulatus isolate JIND9_A2432 ecotype Alabama unplaced genomic scaffold, SceUnd_v1.1 scaffold_12, whole genome shotgun sequence DNA region contains:
- the LOC121917192 gene encoding OX-2 membrane glycoprotein-like, whose protein sequence is MILASFFICIFWPDVTGATQVIHKSVQTATAGDNVTLNCQLTGKHDIVQITWQKEHGKNKTNIATFSESHGSRVLGKYQSNVQLFQSGMAISAITFHTVALKDEGCYDCIFNTFPLGSISGKTCLRVYALTEPKVTVKHIIDPEKAGKGVLEISCSATGKPEPVITWKFPRHLLIQPKQYAIQQLNETVTVVSNFTHIFSQIVWENPIICVIHHLSLNHTQELTVPVTVIEETPNKNPGTDITLPICILVTLILISLLIYYLWWRLLPAEKKQGLQLCCVLPVCPVTVTNGKYAYTLQEVSVKSLPEGKLPDR, encoded by the exons ATGATCTTGGCATCTTTTTTCATCTGCATCTTCTGGCCTGATGTGACAG GTGCAACACAGGTGATTCACAAGTCTGTACAAACAGCCACAGCTGGAGACAATGTGACCTTGAACTGTCAGTTGACTGGAAAACATGACATTGTTCAGATCACCTGGCAGAAGGAGCATGGAAAAAATAAGACCAACATAGCTACATTCAGTGAAAGTCATGGCTCTAGGGTGCTGGGAAAATATCAAAGTAATGTGCAACTTTTCCAGAGTGGGATGGCCATTTCTGCTATCACCTTCCACACTGTTGCCTTGAAAGATGAAGGCTGTTATGACTGCATATTCAACACATTTCCCTTGGGATCCATCTCAGGCAAGACATGCCTCAGGGTTTATG cTCTGACAGAGCCCAAAGTGACTGTGAAGCATATTATTGATCCAGAAAAAGCTGGAAAGGGAGTGCTTGAAATCAGCTGCTCAGCAACAGGGAAGCCAGAGCCAGTGATCACCTGGAAGTTCCCTAGACATCTTCTTATCCAGCCAAAGCAATATGCCATTCAGCAGCTGAATGAGACAGTGACTGTGGTCAGCAATTTCACTCATATATTCTCCCAAATCGTCTGGGAGAATCCAATAATCTGTGTTATTCATCATCTATCTTTAAATCACACACAAGAGTTGACTGTACCTGTGACTGTGATAGAAGAAA CGCCAAACAAAAATCCAGGAACTGACATCACACTTCCTATATGCATTTTGGTTACCCTGATTCTCATATCCCTGTTAATTTACTACTTGTGGTGGAGGCTACTTCCAGCAGAGAAAAAGCAAGGCCTGCAATTATGTTGT GTTCTCCCTGTATGTCCTgtaacagtaacaaatggaaaatATGCTTACACTCTGCAAGAAGTTTCAGTGAAATCTCTTCCTGAAGGAAAACTTCCAGACAGATGA
- the LOC121917191 gene encoding uncharacterized protein PF11_0207-like, giving the protein MNTRKTKIESSQQRRPSFGSGSSEQTALLEELKSLYYEIKEDMKAMKRDMNAMRKEIKQEIRQEIRAELKDIKDSIGKVEEDISRMGKNMDKLEDKTEKINKKVSDFEKNYERDLDERALQDLKQRENCIKIRGLKEKDNEDLYEYLTPTLAEYVGIELDSFEIEISKMFRVNSKIAKQKRLPRDVVVYFTRKKMRDQIIQLNYEQSLEMDGEELVILKDVPLRILRKRNEYKPLAELLRNNDIPYRWDRLEGVIFRYKLETFRINSTLKMKDFLRKYKKELEKRTDNEEREKQKAKTGETPDSEPCNEEENKEEVNEKDPEGI; this is encoded by the coding sequence atgaaCACTAGGAAAACCAAGATAGAATCAAGCCAACAGAGAAGACCTTCTTTTGGATCTGGCAGCTCAGAACAGACAGCCTTACTGGAGGAACTAAAATCACTTTACTACGAAATAAAGGAAGATATGAAGGCGATGAAGAGAGACATGAATGctatgagaaaagaaataaaacaagaaatacgTCAGGAGATAAGAGCAGAATTAAAAGACATTAAGGACTCtataggaaaagtggaggaagaTATATCTCGGATGGGGAAAAATATGGATAAGTTAGAAGACAAGACGGAAAAGATAAACAAAAAAGTCAGTGACTTCGAAAAGAATTATGAGAGAGATCTTGATGAGAGAGCACTGCAAGATCTAAAACAACGTGAAAACTGTATTAAAATTAGAGGTTTAAAGGAGAAAGACAACGAGGATCTATATGAATACCTGACACCGACATTAGCAGAATATGTAGGAATCGAATTAGACAGTTTTGAGATCGAAATCAGTAAGATGTTCCGCGTTAACtctaaaattgcaaaacaaaaaaggctCCCGAGAGACGTTGTTGTATattttacaaggaaaaaaatgagaGACCAGATTATTCAACTAAACTATGAACAAAGTCTTGAAATGGATGGGGAAGAGCTTGTTATTTTGAAAGATGTCCCTTTGAGAATCTTGAGAAAACGGAATGAGTATAAACCATTGGCGGAGCTACTGAGAAATAACGACATTCCCTACAGATGGGATAGGCTAGAGGGGGTGATATTTAGATATAAATTAGAGACGTTTAGGATCAATTCTACACTGAAAATGAAAGATTTTTTGAGAAAATATAAGAAGGAATTGGAGAAAAGAACTGACAACGAGGAAAGGGAAAAACAGAAGGCGAAAACGGGAGAAACACCAGACTCGGAGCCTTGCAATGAAGAGGAAAATAAGGAAGAAGTCAATGAAAAAGATCCAGAAGGAATTTAA